In Serinicoccus marinus DSM 15273, the genomic stretch CCCTTGACGTTGACCAGGATCTGCGGCAGCCGCGTCATGACGCCGGCCAGGTCGTGCAGCGCCTGGCCGGAGGACACGACCCGCTGCGCCAGCGCGAGGGCGGTGAGCACGCCGTCCCCCGTCGTGCCGTGCTCGAGCATGATGACGTGCCCGGACTGCTCCCCGCCGAGGGAGTACCCCTTCGCACGCATCTCCTCGAGCACGTAGCGATCCCCCACCGCGGTCTGGACGACCGTGATCCCCTCGCGCTCCATGGCCTGGATCAGCCCCAGGTTGCTCATGACCGTGGCGACGAGGGTGTCGTCGCGCAGCTCGCCCCGGTCGTGCAGGCTGAGCGCGAGGATGGCCATGATCTGGTCCCCGTCGATCTGCGCGCCGCGGGCGTCGACCGCGAGGCAGCGGTCGGCGTCCCCGTCGAAGGCCACACCCATGTCGGCGCCGCGCAGGCGGACCGCCTCCTGCAGCTGGTCGAGATGGGTGGACCCGGCTCCGTCGTTGATGTTGAGACCGTTGGGGTCGGCGCCGATGAGGTCGACGGTCGCCCCGGCCCGACGGAAGACCTCCGGACCCACCTCCGAGGCGGCCCCGTGCGCCGCGTCGATCACGATGCGCAGGCCGTCCAACCGTCCCGGCGCCGCGGCGAGCAGGTGCTCGATGTAGAACTCGGCCCCGACCTGGAAGGGCCGGATGCGTCCCACCCCGGCCCCCGTGGGGCGCTGCCAGTCGCCACCCATCCGCTCGGAGATGCGGTCCTCGATCTCGTCCGCGAGCTTGTGCCCGCCGCGGGCGAAGAACTTCAGACCGTTGTCCGGCATGGCGTTGTGCGACGCCGAGAGCATGGCGCCCATCTCGGCGTTCATACGTTGGGTCAGGAAGGCGATGGCCGGGGTCGGCAGGACCCCGGCGTCCAGCACGTCGACGCCCGCCGAGGCGAGACCGGCCATGAC encodes the following:
- the glmM gene encoding phosphoglucosamine mutase, yielding MGRLFGTDGVRGLANKDITAELALDLSVAVAHELGGQSVYGGNRATAVVGRDPRASGEFLSAAVMAGLASAGVDVLDAGVLPTPAIAFLTQRMNAEMGAMLSASHNAMPDNGLKFFARGGHKLADEIEDRISERMGGDWQRPTGAGVGRIRPFQVGAEFYIEHLLAAAPGRLDGLRIVIDAAHGAASEVGPEVFRRAGATVDLIGADPNGLNINDGAGSTHLDQLQEAVRLRGADMGVAFDGDADRCLAVDARGAQIDGDQIMAILALSLHDRGELRDDTLVATVMSNLGLIQAMEREGITVVQTAVGDRYVLEEMRAKGYSLGGEQSGHVIMLEHGTTGDGVLTALALAQRVVSSGQALHDLAGVMTRLPQILVNVKGVDKDRVEQDEGVTAAVRDIETQLGEQGRVLLRKSGTEPVVRVMVEADTQERAAEYADRLAQVVRERLAL